Proteins from a single region of Theobroma cacao cultivar B97-61/B2 chromosome 10, Criollo_cocoa_genome_V2, whole genome shotgun sequence:
- the LOC18587222 gene encoding putative disease resistance RPP13-like protein 1, with protein sequence MSVIGEAALAAFFDALFSKLAEFLNVVTEKQVREELLKWENILPGIQAVLDNAEEKHVKDRHVKRWLTELQHLAYDADDVLDEFATKALRRNLTREHQYRSSKLQKFLHTCFSHNFSSNTEMMSMIKEITTRFQELAERRSALALTENVGGRPKRAIERPPTTSLVTETQVYGRANDKEAIFELISNRNVVEICVIPIVGMGGIGKTTLAQLVYNDNQVNDYFDLKAWVCVSEIFDIKDITKSILSSIGHESPDAGADLNNLQIKLKQRLSGKRLLLILDDLWHQIYNDWTLLIAPFGKGTTIIVTTREQSVSSMTRTIPADHKLQKLSDEDCLSVLTHHALGANDFSRHPNLEEIGRKIVKKCNGLPLAAKTIGGLLRNKVDLDAWKWILESEIWNLPEERSNIIPALRISYHHLPRHLKRCFAYCAILPKDYEFTETEIVWLWMAEGFLRVGAVNRNEDLGQEIFQELVSRSFFERSNQDKSRYVMHDLINDLAQSIAKDLCFRVEGDKELDISNNARHSSYIGGRRDGIKKFRIVNGMEHLRTFLPLKMPDEEYCYISNQVLFDLLSKLKCLRVLSLEGYHLTKLLDVFGDLIHLRYLNFSHTPIKTLPDSICKLYNLETLILWGCKALEEFPLEMRDLINLRHLDFTGANSQIRMPMGIGELTSLQTLTRFVVSRDNGLQIQEMEKLSNLKGGLLISGLENIVKAQDAAVAGLCNKSNLSDLTLEWKYSRDAFAVEEIQFHMDVLNSLRPHAMLERLTIQHYGGKAFPNWIGDPSFEKLSHLELDNCPNCTSLPAIGKVPLLKSLFIKNMNKVTVVGSNFFGENASIAFPKLEELFFYNMPEWQEWDPCEVDGDVFQQLRLLSISDCPKLLGSLPTRLRSLEELVILRCQKLRSLATCPPSLKKLEVRECEQLVVSLSSLTKLCKLKIEECQEVVGTSFTNFGSLMKSVSLSKISKFTCPMDMMLGLRKAESLSIGNCDELISSWLNQEDLGIGDCERLERLSKSLHSYTSLTVLQIERCPRLISFSKGNLPANLRSLTIRCCENLQYLLDERENVSINGTFFLEKLEIGHCKSFISLSVRCELPLKFISLSIVDCENLQYLLDERENISIEQLLIGFCQSLISLSARGDLPVDLQRVSIYNCEKKLASLLSNGKLPKGLKYLRIEACPSLESIAPEIEDNSSLKQIDIYFCENFRSLPRGFDNLNHLEEVCICGCPNLISFPGSGLLTPKLREFYLMRCEKLEALPNHMHNIVSLAEFVIYDCPSVVSFPEEGFPTNLISLEISQPNFCKSVIEWGLHKLTSLKHFCIHGASLDVASFPHEEMLLPPSLTSFSIKHFPNLEILSSKGFQNLTSLESLRIAHCPKLKFLPSKEMLPSLLTLQIYDSPLLKQRCEEDEWPNVAHVPHIDIW encoded by the coding sequence ATGTCTGTTATCGGAGAAGCTGCTCTAGCTGCGTTCTTTGATGCGTTGTTCAGTAAGTTAGCTGAATTCCTCAATGTTGTAACCGAGAAGCAAGTTCGCGAGGAGCTCCTCAAGTGGGAAAACATATTGCCCGGTATTCAAGCAGTGCTAGATAATGCCGAGGAGAAGCACGTGAAGGATCGGCATGTGAAGAGATGGTTGACCGAGCTCCAACACTTGGCATACGATGCGGATGATGTATTGGATGAGTTTGCTACTAAAGCTTTGAGACGCAATTTGACGAGGGAGCATCAATACAGGTCAAGTAAGTTACAAAAGTTCCTTCATACTTGCTTCAGTCATAATTTCTCATCTAATACCGAAATGATGTCCATGATAAAAGAGATCACCACTAGATTTCAAGAGTTAGCAGAACGAAGGAGTGCCTTGGCTTTGACTGAAAATGTTGGTGGGAGGCCTAAAAGAGCAATAGAAAGGCCTCCAACCACTTCCTTGGTGACTGAAACTCAAGTCTACGGCCGGGCAAATGACAAAGAAGCAATCTTCGAATTGATTTCAAATAGGAATGTTGTTGAAATTTGTGTGATTCCCATCGTTGGCATGGGAGGGATTGGCAAGACAACTCTTGCTCAGCTTGTCTACAATGACAATCAGGTGAATGATTATTTTGATCTCAAAGCATGGGTATGCGTTTCTGAAATTTTTGATATCAAAGATATAAccaaatcaattttgtcaTCAATTGGCCATGAATCTCCTGATGCTGGAGCTGATTTGAATAATCttcaaataaaattgaagCAGAGGTTGTCTGGAAAAAGACTACTTCTCATTTTGGATGACCTTTGGCATCAAATCTATAATGATTGGACTCTCCTAATAGCCCCCTTTGGGAAAGGAACTACAATTATTGTGACGACTCGTGAACAAAGTGTTTCATCGATGACGAGAACTATCCCAGCTGATCACAAGCTGCAAAAGTTGTCAGATGAAGATTGCCTTTCTGTATTAACTCACCATGCATTAGGAGCAAACGATTTCAGTAGGCATCCGAATTTAGAAGAAATTGGTCGAAAGATTGTGAAGAAGTGCAACGGCTTGCCTTTGGCAGCTAAGACCATTGGAGGCCTTTTGCGCAATAAGGTGGACCTTGatgcatggaaatggataCTGGAAAGTGAGATTTGGAATTTACCAGAAGAGAGAAGTAACATAATTCCAGCTTTACGAATAAGCTATCATCATCTTCCTCGACATCTAAAGCGATGTTTTGCTTACTGTGCCATACTCCCCAAAGATTATGAATTTACTGAGACAGAAATAGTCTGGTTATGGATGGCAGAAGGTTTTCTACGAGTGGGAGCTGTGAATAGAAATGAAGATTTGGGTCAGGAGATCTTTCAAGAACTTGTATCGAGatcattttttgaaagatcCAATCAGGATAAGTCTCGATATGTAATGCATGATCTTATTAATGATTTGGCTCAATCAATCGCCAAAGATTTATGCTTTAGAGTGGAGGGTGACAAGGAATTGGACATTTCCAATAATGCTCGCCACTCATCTTACATTGGTGGTCGGAGGGAtggaattaaaaaatttcGAATCGTTAATGGAATGGAGCATTTAAGAACCTTCTTACCGTTGAAGATGCCAGATGAAGAGTATTGCTATATATCTAATCAAGTTCTCTTTGATTTGTTGTCAAAATTGAAATGCTTAAGGGTGCTTTCTTTAGAAGGGTATCACTTGACCAAGTTACTTGATGTTTTTGGAGATTTGATACATCTGCGTTATCTCAATTTTTCTCACACTCCAATCAAAACTCTACCTGATTCAATATGCAAACTTTACAATTTAGAGACTTTGATTTTGTGGGGGTGTAAAGCTCTTGAGGAGTTTCCTTTAGAAATGAGAGATTTAATTAACCTAAGGCATCTTGATTTTACTGGTGCAAATTCACAAATAAGGATGCCGATGGGAATTGGTGAGCTAACCAGCCTCCAAACATTGACAAGATTTGTTGTGAGTCGAGATAATGGCCTTCAGATACAAGAGATGGAGAAATTGTCTAATCTTAAGGGTGGACTTCTTATTTCAGGATTGGAGAACATTGTCAAAGCTCAAGATGCAGCGGTGGCTGGGTTATGTAATAAGTCAAACCTTTCTGATTTAACTTTGGAATGGAAGTACTCCCGTGACGCTTTTGCAGTAGAAGAAATTCAATTTCACATGGACGTGTTGAATTCACTCCGACCACATGCAATGCTTGAAAGGCTCACCATCCAACATTACGGAGGTAAAGCATTCCCAAATTGGATAGGAGATCCTTCATTTGAAAAGCTATCACATTTGGAGTTGGATAATTGTCCAAATTGCACATCATTACCAGCAATTGGAAAAGTACCACTGCTAAAATCCCTTTTTATCAAGAACATGAATAAGGTGACTGTTGTGGGTTCTAACTTTTTTGGAGAAAATGCGTCAATTGCATTTCCAAAATTAGaggaattatttttttataacatGCCTGAATGGCAGGAATGGGATCCTTGTGAAGTTGACGGAGATGTGTTCCAACAACTCCGCTTGCTCTCCATTTCAGATTGTCCCAAGTTGTTAGGAAGTTTACCTACTCGTCTTCGTTCTTTGGAGGAACTTGTGATTCTTCGATGTCAAAAACTGAGAAGTCTAGCTACTTGTCCTCCTTCATTGAAGAAACTTGAGGTTCGTGAATGTGAGCAACTGGTAGTTTCACTCTCTAGCCTTACAAAGTTGTGCAAgttaaaaattgaagaatgCCAAGAGGTGGTGGGTACGAGTTTTACAAATTTTGGCTCACTCATGAAAAGTGTCTCCctgtcaaaaatttcgaaattCACTTGTCCAATGGATATGATGTTAGGGTTGAGAAAAGCAGAATCTCTTTCTATAGGGAACTGTGATGAGCTAATTTCTTCATGGCTGAACCAAGAAGATTTGGGTATAGGAGATTGTGAAAGGCTAGAGAGGCTATCAAAAAGCCTACACAGCTACACATCCCTTACGGTGCTACAAATTGAAAGATGCCCAAGattgatttcattttcaaaggGAAATTTGCCTGCAAATTTAAGAAGTTTAACCATTAGATGTTGCGAAAATTTGCAGTACTTGCTggatgaaagagaaaatgtcAGTATCAACGGTACATTTTTTCTAGAGAAATTGGAAATTGGACATTGTAAGTCTTTCATATCTTTATCCGTAAGGTGCGAGTTACCGTTAAAGTTTATAAGTTTATCCATTGTTGATTGTGAGAATTTGCAGTACTTGCTggatgaaagagaaaatatcAGCATAGAGCAATTGCTTATTGGATTTTGTCAGTCTTTGATATCTTTATCCGCAAGGGGCGACTTACCTGTTGATCTTCAACGTGTAAGCATCTATAATTGTGAAAAAAAGTTAGCTTCCTTATTATCCAATGGCAAGTTACCTAAGGGGCTGAAATACCTCCGTATCGAAGCTTGCCCATCTCTAGAATCCATAGCACCTGAAATTGAAGACAACTCTTCTCTTAAACAGATTGATATCTACTtttgtgaaaattttagatcTTTACCTCGTGGATTCGACAATCTCAACCATCTTGAGGAGGTCTGTATTTGTGGTTGTCCAAATCTGATTTCTTTCCCAGGAAGTGGATTGTTAACCCCCAAACTCAGAGAGTTCTATCTTATGAGATGTGAAAAGCTCGAGGCCTTACCCAACCACATGCACAACATTGTCTCTCTTGCAGAATTCGTGATATATGATTGTCCAAGTGTGGTATCTTTTCCAGAAGAGGGGTTCCCTACCAATCTCATTTCACTTGAAATCTCGCAGCCCAATTTCTGCAAGTCAGTAATCGAGTGGGGTTTGCACAAACTCACCTCTCTTAAGCATTTCTGCATCCACGGTGCTTCACTAGATGTGGCGTCATTCCCTCATGAAGAAATGCTTCTGCCCCCCTCTCTCACCTCTTTCTCCATCAAACATTTTCCCAACCTTGAAATTTTGTCCTCCAAGGGCTTTCAAAATCTCACCTCTCTCGAATCATTGCGCATCGCACATTGCCCCAAGCTCAAATTCCTTCCGAGTAAGGAAATGCTTCCCTCACTTTTGACACTACAAATTTATGATTCTCCATTGCTAAAACAACGATGCGAGGAGGATGAGTGGCCCAATGTTGCCCACGTACCTCACATTGACATATGGtga
- the LOC18587224 gene encoding putative disease resistance protein RGA3: MSFFDALSAIREVVVSKFLDFLIDKLVSSDFLQFATEKKIHLEIEKLKTELLEIRAVLDDAEERQLKDSDMMSKINDVTARLKDLEPQKKKLQKRTRDYRRSKRIEERPQPTSVEIETHVYGRDKDKETILELPFKSDDERNFVIPIVGMGGVGKTTLAQLVYNDAKSEIWQLSEHQCGIIPALQLSYHHLPPHLRRCFAYCSIFPKDYEFEEEEIILLWRAEGFLQEARDRQRIEDLGHQYFRNLLSRSLLQISSNDNSRFVMHDLIHDLAQSVAGEICFRIERDKQISKQARHLSYIADECDGIKKFKGIWEAKYLRTFLPLRLSSYGNGFVTSNVLTCLLPCLRCLRVLSLKGYKIKVLSDFIGDLKHLRYLYISRTFIRSLPESISTLYNLETLLLRRCEHLVKQPSEMENLVNLCHLDIIDAIRLQGMPSNFGRLTNLQTLSNFVAGKRKGYQIRELKDLTKLKGQLCISGLENVIETQDACGAKLQEKMGLDGLELKWCSCFGNATEEVEKKVLDSLQPSKKLKKLTIVGYCGDTLAKWVGDSSFNNLLSLSLINCLNCMSLPSIGKLPLLKEVCIQGLHNVTSVGLEFLGENTPNAFSSLEILRFGYMLNWENWEVDDEAMKFSKLRELHICYCSELLGSIPESLPALEKLVIKSCEKLEISISSFPKLSELEIDECEKVVYKGFADHSSLQKVFFSNIPKFTCTRECLRLGSIRVESLKILRCEELFSSRENNWGLLTQSMSLGNLTIRGCAQLLSIGVEGEREELMQLKIPYSIERMVVEDCEKLEKISTTLQSFTSLRVLVLESCPKLISLSKSNLPLSRNRLRIWFCHNLRCLWDEGENINIDSAFLLEHLNVLGCSSLVSLSSRGQLPRGLKELQIEYCPKLESIAQEIQQNAALECILISDCDKINYLPQGLNRLCHLQKINIECTNLVSFPEIGLPATNLKVLYLSNCTNLQDLPHDY; this comes from the exons ATGTCTTTCTTTGATGCTCTGTCCGCTATACGAGAAGTTGTTGTCTCCAAGTTCTTAGACTTTCTCATAGACAAGTTGGTCTCTTCTGACTTCCTGCAATTTGCTACTGAAAAGAAGATCCACCTGGAGATCGAGAAGTTGAAGACGGAATTGCTGGAGATTCGTGCAGTGCTGGATGATGCTGAGGAGAGGCAGCTAAAAGATTC GGACATGATGTCCAAGATAAATGATGTCACTGCCAGATTGAAAGATTTAGAACCACAGAAAAAAAAGTTGCAGAAGAGAACGAGAGACTACCGTAGATCCAAAAGGATAGAAGAACGGCCGCAGCCTACTTCTGTGGAGATCGAAACTCATGTTTATGGTAGAGACAAAGACAAGGAGACAATACTCGAATTGCCCTTCAAGAGTGATGATGAACGAAATTTTGTGATTCCCATCGTTGGCATGGGAGGGGTTGGTAAGACAACCTTGGCCCAACTTGTTTACAATGATGCTA AGAGTGAGATATGGCAATTATCAGAACATCAATGTGGTATAATTCCAGCTCTACAATTAAGTTACCATCATCTTCCTCCGCATTTGAGACGATGCTTCGCGTATTGCTCCATTTTTCCTAAGGATTATgaatttgaagaagaagagataATTTTGTTATGGAGGGCAGAAGGTTTTCTACAAGAAGCACGAGATAGACAACGCATTGAAGATTTGGGTCACCAGTACTTTAGAAATCTACTATCAAGGTCTCTTTTGCAAATATCCAGCAACGATAATTCTCGATTTGTTATGCATGACCTCATTCATGATCTGGCTCAATCAGTTGCTGGAGAAATATGCTTTAGAATAGAGCGTGATAAGCAAATTTCAAAGCAGGCTCGCCACTTATCTTACATTGCTGATGAGTGTGATGGCATCAAAAAGTTTAAAGGCATTTGGGAAGCAAAGTATTTACGAACCTTTTTGCCATTGAGGTTGTCAAGTTATGGTAATGGCTTTGTAACCAGCAATGTTCTAACATGTTTGTTGCCATGTTTGAGATGCTTGAGGGTGCTTTCTTTGAAAGGGTATAAGATCAAAGTGTTGTCAGATTTTATAGGAGATTTAAAACACTTACGCTACCTATATATTTCTCGCACCTTTATTAGAAGCTTGCCTGAGTCAATAAGCACCCTCTATAATTTAGAAACCCTTTTGTTAAGGAGGTGTGAGCACCTTGTGAAGCAACCTTCAGAGATGGAAAACTTAGTGAACCTATGTCATCTTGATATCATTGATGCAATTAGATTACAAGGCATGCCAAGTAATTTTGGTAGATTGACTAATCTTCAaacactttctaattttgtcGCCGGTAAAAGAAAGGGCTATCAAATAAGGGAGCTAAAGGATTTAACCAAACTCAAGGGTCAACTTTGTATTTCTGGGTTAGAAAATGTTATTGAAACTCAAGATGCATGTGGGGCTAAGTTACAAGAGAAGATGGGACTCGATGGGTTAGAATTGAAATGGTGTAGCTGCTTTGGTAATGCAACAGAAGAAGTTGAGAAAAAGGTGTTGGATTCGCTTCAACCTTCTAAAAAGCTTAAGAAGCTCACCATTGTGGGCTATTGTGGTGACACATTGGCAAAATGGGTAGGAGATTCTTCGTTCAATAATTTACTATCTTTATCCCTCATAAATTGTCTAAATTGCATGTCATTGCCATCAATTGGGAAATTGCCATTGTTGAAAGAAGTATGCATCCAGGGATTGCATAATGTAACTAGTGTTGGACTCGAGTTCTTAGGAGAAAACACACCAAAtgcattttcatcattggaGATTTTACGATTTGGATACATGCTTAACTGGGAGAATTGGGAAGTTGATGATGAAGCCATGAAATTTTCGAAACTTCGAGAGCTCCATATTTGCTATTGCTCCGAACTGTTGGGAAGTATACCGGAATCGCTTCCTGCATTGGAGAAACTTGTGATTAAAAGCTGTGAGAAATTggaaatttcaatttcaagctTTCCAAAGCTTTCAGAATTAGAAATTGATGAATGCGAGAAGGTAGTATATAAAGGGTTTGCAGATCATAGTTCATTACAAAAAGtctttttttcaaacattCCCAAGTTTACTTGTACAAGAGAATGTTTGAGGTTAGGATCAATAAGAGTGGAATCCCTTAAGATTCTTAGATGTGAAGAGTTGTTCTCTTCGCGAGAGAACAATTGGGGATTGTTAACTCAGTCAATGTCCCTTGGTAATTTGACAATTAGAGGCTGTGCGCAACTTTTATCCATAGGGGTAGAAGGGGAAAGAGAAGAATTGATGCAATTGAAGATCCCTTACAGCATTGAACGTATGGTAGTAGAGGATTGTGAAAAGCTAGAAAAGATATCAACAACCTTGCAGTCCTTCACGTCGCTTAGGGTGCTAGTGCTCGAGTCTTGCCCGAAACTGATTTCGCTTTCAAAGAGCAATTTGCCTTTGAGCCGGAATAGGCTGAGGATTTGGTTTTGTCATAATTTACGCTGTTTGTGGGATGAGGGAGAGAATATCAACATCGACAGTGCATTTCTTCTTGAGCACTTGAATGTTTTAGGTTGTTCATCTCTTGTATCTTTATCATCAAGAGGTCAGTTACCTAGAGGGCTAAAAGAATTGCAAATAGAGTATTGTCCAAAGCTAGAATCAATAGCCCaagaaattcaacaaaatgcTGCTCTTGAATGTATTCTTATCTCTGATTGTGAtaagattaattatttacCTCAAGGTTTGAACAGGCTCTGCCATCTCCAGAAGATTAACATAGAATGTACAAatttggtttcctttccaGAAATTGGTTTGCCCGCCACAAACCTCAAAGTGCTCTACCTCTCAAATTGTACAAATCTCCAAGATCTACCCCATG ATTACTGA
- the LOC108663654 gene encoding squalene epoxidase 2, mitochondrial-like, producing the protein MGYECTVEGLVAALLGFVFLYNAFVRGFNKTKAAAGAASSSSSMVSPMENCVKKTGNGEVAGSTDIVIVGAGVAGSALAYTLGKDITPTCVTNIVMIWNSHKTHDSRRDVPIGTYYLKCWSTEPPL; encoded by the exons ATGGGATACGAGTGTACAGTTGAAGGGCTGGTAGCCGCTCTGCTGGGGTTTGTTTTCTTGTACAACGCTTTCGTAAGAGGATTCAACAAGACAAAAGCTGCAGCAGGtgctgcttcttcttcttcttccatggTGTCTCCAATGGAAAATTGTGTGAAGAAAACAGGGAATGGCGAGGTTGCTGGGAGTACAGACATTGTCATAGTTGGCGCTGGAGTTGCTGGTTCTGCTCTTGCTTATACACTTGGAAAG GACATTACACCGACATGTGTAACTAATATTGTCATGATCTGGAACTCTCATAAAACCCATGACagccgtcgcgacgtcccgataggcacttaTTACCTgaaat gctggtccacagaacctccACTGTAG